A stretch of Castanea sativa cultivar Marrone di Chiusa Pesio chromosome 2, ASM4071231v1 DNA encodes these proteins:
- the LOC142626391 gene encoding uncharacterized protein LOC142626391 produces the protein MKMKSEALTLVLVNLAGIMERADEALLPGVYKEVGEALHIDPTGLGSLTLLRSLVQSLCYPIAAYLALRHNRAHVIALGSFLWAAATFCVAISSTFFQVAVSQGLNGIGLAIVIPAIQSLVADSTDDSNRGLAFGWLQLTGNLGSIIGGLCAVLFAATSIMGIPGWRIAFHLVAIISVIVGILVRLFAKDPRFYESNSITRNQIEKPFWSDVKDLINEAKSVIRIPSFQVIVAQGVFESFSGSAWAFAPMWLELVGFSHEETAFLWTILVIGVSLGGLFGGRMGDIVAKRLPNTGRIILSQISSGSAIPLIALFLLVLPYDPSTAFMHGLVLFIIGFCASREAPATNNPIFAEIVPEKSRTSIYALDRSFETMLASLAPAIVEILAQNVYGYKADREGSSNFLGIDETNRENAASLAKALYVAIGFPSAISCFIYSFLYCTYPRDHERARVNSLIVSEMQQLEANDSPSSEIDINDKSTLLSLSANIHRHGRTMNSNNKKT, from the exons ATGAAAATGAAATCAGAGGCTTTGACGTTGGTGCTGGTCAATCTGGCTGGTATTATGGAGAGAGCTGATGAGGCGTTGTTGCCAGGCGTGTACAAGGAGGTTGGTGAAGCTCTACACATCGATCCAACTGGGTTGGGCTCACTCACTCTCCTCCGATCCTTAGTGCAGTCTTTATGTTACCCAATAGCTGCTTACTTAGCTCTTCGCCACAACCGTGCCCATGTCATTGCTCTTGGTTCTTTTCTCTGGGCTGCTGCCACTTTCTGTGTTGCCATCTCCTCCACCTTCTTTCAG GTGGCGGTCTCTCAAGGTTTAAATGGAATTGGACTTGCAATTGTTATACCTGCTATTCAATCCCTTGTTGCTGATTCAACTGATGATAGCAACCGCGGTTTGGCTTTTGGATGGCTGCAACTGACAGGAAACCTTGGATCCATAATTGGTGGACTGTGTGCTGTACTTTTTGCTGCAACTTCTATCATGGGTATACCTGGTTGGAGAATTGCTTTTCATCTGGTTGCAATCATAAGTGTCATAGTTGGTATATTAGTCCGCCTTTTCGCAAAAGATCCACGTTTCTATGAGAGCAATAGTATAACTAGAAATCAAATTGAAAAGCCTTTTTGGTCAGATGTGAAGGACCTAATTAATGAAGCAAAGTCGGTTATTAGAATCCCATCTTTCCAGGTAATTGTGGCTCAGGGTGTTTTTGAATCATTCTCTGGGTCAGCTTGGGCGTTTGCTCCTATGTGGTTGGAACTTGTAGGTTTCTCCCATGAAGAAACAGCATTCCTTTGGACTATACTAGTAATTGGTGTTTCACTTGGGGGTCTGTTTGGTGGAAGGATGGGGGATATTGTTGCAAAGCGTTTACCTAATACTGGAAGAATAATTTTGTCACAGATAAGCTCAGGTTCAGCGATTCCTTTAATAGCACTTTTCCTGCTTGTATTGCCTTATGATCCATCTACGGCATTCATGCATGGACTGGTATTGTTCATTATTGGATTTTGTGCATCCCGGGAAGCTCCAGCAACTAACAA TCCAATCTTTGCAGAAATAGTCCCTGAAAAGTCTCGTACAAGCATCTATGCTTTGGATCGATCTTTTGAGACTATGCTAGCATCATTGGCTCCTGCTATAGTTGAGATTTTGGCTCAGAATGTATATGGTTATAAAGCAGATCGAGAAGGATCTTCTAACTTTTTAGGGATTGATGAAACAAATAGAGAAAATGCTGCATCACTCGCCAAGGCACTCTATGTAGCAATTGGTTTTCCATCGGCAATTAGCTGCTTCATCTACTCATTCCTCTATTGCACATACCCACGAGACCACGAACGGGCAAGAGTGAATTCGTTGATAGTGTCAGAAATGCAACAGCTTGAGGCTAATGATTCTCCTTCAAGTGAAATTGACATTAATGACAAGTCAACTCTGCTTTCCCTATCAGCTAACATTCACAGACATGGAAGGACGATGAACTCAAACAATAAAAAGACTTAA
- the LOC142626148 gene encoding uncharacterized protein LOC142626148: MKSETVTLLLVNLASIMERADEKLLPGVYKEVGAALHTDPTGLGSLTFFRSIVQSLCYPLAAYLASNHNRAHVIALGAFLWAAATFLVAISSTFFQVAVSRGLNGIGLAIVIPAIQSLVADSTDASNRGLAFGLLQLTGNLGSIFGGFCSVLIASKSVMGVAGWRIAFHMVAFISVIVGILVRLFANDPRFSKSDSGARNQVIHKPFWSNVKELIQEAKSVIRIPSFQIIVAQGVSGSIPGSAFSFAPMWLELIGFSHEQTAVLWTILIIGSSFGCVFGGWMGDNLAKCLPNSGRIILSQISSASLVPTAAVLLLVLPDDPSTAFMHGLALFILGFFASWDAAATNNPIFAEIVPEKSRTSIYALDRSFETILSSFAPTVVGILAQNVYGYKPIPKGSSTSAEIETDRQNAASLAKALYTAIGIPAAICCFIYSFLYCTYPKDREHARMYALIESEMQKIEADNILSDKIDIDYEGLDDNNEKSSLL, translated from the exons ATGAAGTCAGAGACTGTGACATTGCTCTTGGTAAATCTAGCGAGCATAATGGAGAGAGCTGACGAGAAGTTGCTGCCTGGGGTGTACAAGGAAGTAGGAGCAGCTCTCCACACTGACCCAACTGGCTTGGGCTCGCTCACTTTTTTCCGATCCATAGTGCAGTCTTTGTGTTACCCACTTGCTGCTTACTTAGCTAGCAATCACAACCGTGCCCATGTCATTGCTCTTGGTGCTTTCCTCTGGGCCGCAGCTACTTTCCTTGTTGCCATCTCTTCCACCTTTTTCCAG GTAGCAGTCTCAAGAGGTTTAAATGGAATTGGACTTGCCATTGTCATACCTGCCATTCAGTCACTTGTTGCTGACTCAACTGATGCTAGCAATCGTGGTTTGGCTTTTGGATTGTTACAACTAACAGGGAACCTTGGCTCCATCTTTGGTGGGTTCTGTTCAGTACTTATAGCCTCAAAATCAGTCATGGGCGTGGCTGGCTGGAGAATTGCTTTCCATATGGTAGCATTTATAAGTGTCATAGTTGGGATATTGGTCCGCCTCTTTGCGAATGATCCACGCTTTTCTAAGAGTGATAGTGGTGCTAGAAATCAAGTTATTCATAAACCTTTTTGGTCAAATGTTAAAGAGCTGATTCAAGAAGCAAAATCGGTAATAAGAATCCCATCTTTCCAGATAATTGTCGCACAAGGTGTCTCTGGTTCAATCCCTGGATCAGCCTTTTCATTTGCCCCTATGTGGTTGGAGCTTATAGGTTTCTCCCATGAACAAACAGCAGTCCTTTGGACCATACTAATAATTGGTTCTTCATTTGGATGTGTGTTTGGTGGATGGATGGGGGATAACCTTGCAAAATGCTTACCCAATTCAGGAAGAATTATTCTGTCACAAATAAGCTCAGCTTCGCTTGTTCCTACAGCTGCAGTTTTGCTGCTAGTATTGCCCGATGATCCATCCACTGCATTTATGCATGGACTGGCCTTGTTCATTCTGGGATTTTTTGCATCCTGGGATGCTGCAGCAACTAACAA TCCAATATTTGCAGAAATAGTCCCTGAGAAGTCCCGTACGAGCATCTATGCTTTGGACCGATCATTTGAGACCATACTATCATCATTTGCTCCCACTGTAGTTGGGATTTTGGCTCAGAACGTTTATGGTTATAAACCAATTCCGAAAGGGTCATCAACCTCTGCAGAGATTGAAACAGATAGACAGAATGCTGCATCACTTGCCAAGGCACTCTACACAGCAATTGGCATTCCAGCGGCAATTTGTTGCTTCATCTACTCCTTCCTCTACTGCACATACCCAAAAGACCGTGAACATGCAAGAATGTATGCATTAATAGAATCTGAAATGCAAAAGATAGAGGCAGATAATATTCTTTCAGACAAAATTGACATTGATTATGAAGGGTTGGATGATAATAATGAGAAGTCATCTCTTCTTTAA